In Runella sp. SP2, the genomic window AAACTGGCAACTTGCGGGTATGCTTGTAGGAGGTCTATTTTGGGGTGTTTTTGCTGATAAACGAGGGCGTATGGTGGTTTTATTTGGCTCAATTATAGCTTATTCGGTGGCTACTTTTGCCAATGCCTTTGTTTCATCGGTAGGAATGTATGCTGTGATGAGGTTTGTGGCAGGCGTAGGTTTGGCTGGTGAGTTAGGAGTGGGCGTTACTCTCATCAGTGAGGTTTTAGAAAAACATAAACGCTCTTATGGTGTAGCAATATTGGCCTCTTTCGGAATGTTAGGAGGAGTTGTAGCTGCTTTGGTAGCCTCAAAAATGACTTGGCAAACTTCTTACATGGTGGGTGGTGTCATGGGGCTTGCTTTGCTATTGTTTAGAGTATCAGTAGCCGATAGTGAAATGTTCAAAAAAGTGTATGCGTCTTCGATAGGAAAAGGAAACATTCTGCAACTTTTGGGTAATAAAAGCCTTTTGGTCAAATATATCCTGTGTGTTTTGGTAGGGGCACCCACTTATGTATTTGCAGGAACTTTTATTACCTTAGCACCAGAATTTGGCACAAAATTAGGGCTTTCTGAGCCACCTTCGGCGGCTACGGCTCTGCTCTATTTTTATGTTTGCTTGACCATTTTTGATGGTATTAGTGGCTTGTTGAGTAAGAAACTTCAAAGCAGAAAAAAGACACTTTATATCTTTTTGGCGCTTCAAATCTTTGCTGTTATTGCTTACTTATTCATTCCATTTGAAACTGCCAATGGTTTTTATATTAGATGCGGACTTATTGGGGCTGCTATGGGCTATTGGACAATCGTTTGTGTTAATGCTGCCGAACAGTTTGGTATTAACCTTAGAGCAACAGTAGCCACAAGCGTTCCAAACTTTGCGAGAGGCTTACAGATTCCTTTTTCGTTTTTATACAAAAGTTTAGCAGTTTCACTCGGTATCATAAAGGCAGGGGCTTTTGTTAGTATTGCTTCTGTGTTAGTGGCACTTGTTGCCGTTTTTTTGTTGAAAGAAAGATTTGAGAACGATTTAGACTTTGTAGAAAACGAAAATTAAGAAAACATGGACAGTAATATTCACAGTCAAATCGAGCATTTGATAAATAACGAATACAATAAGCACCCATTTACGGCAGGAATAGACAAAGCGAATGTAGAGGGTGTTTTAGCCGAATACTTGGGTTTATGCCTTTGTGCCCCTTATATTATTGGTGGGTCAAGCAACGAATTATTTTTGAATTGCGTTTTCTCTGGGCGACCGATAGACCGAAAAATTGAAATTACTACTGCGGTTGCTGCATTTCTTTCATTTGATGAAACTGGGAATTACAACAAAGTGATTGCTGGCGGTCACGAAGCTCTACTTTCTTTGTTGGATACTTCTGATTTTCATTCAAATATGTTGAGACGTGATTTGAAACTTCTTTTTGGCAAAGACATTTCACCGACACATAATTCGTATCTCAAATACTATTTCGTGCAATTATCAAAGGGATTATCCAACATAGACGATGTCCAACGCTGTGCTGCATTGGTAGCCTTAGAGGTTCATTCCGAAATCATGATTTTGTCACTTTGGGATAGTGTTATGCAAGTTTTCCCCGAAATAGAACGCAATAAATTAGAATACTTTTATTTGCACGTTGGCGGTGACAATCCTGCTGAAAAGTACCATGTGGCCATGACCGAACAAATGATAAACGAAGTGGTTGGCCAAGATAATTTAGTGACCTTCTTTACTCATTTTAAATTTTATTATGAAATGAATACAAAGCTATGTAGAGATATTTTAGACAATAACGCTTTTAAAACATAAGCTATGTTAGTATCAACAGCTACTCGTATAAGTCTACAAGAAGTTCAAAAACGGTATATTCAAAAATATGCTATTGGAGATTTTTTAGCACATGAAGAAAGCTATATTTCCGAAGGTTTTGCTCTTCTATTTGATGATTTACAACAATATTTCGGTAATGACTTGTTGATGTTTGATGCCTATTATTTGGCTGAAAATGGCAATATCAATAGTGTTCACCCACTGTTAAAAAAGGTAAATCAACGCTATAACAATTTATCCAACAAATTCTGCTTAGACTATTCCCAAATTTTTGAAGAAGTAAAAGCAAAAGCCAATCAATATCCGAATAGCCTTTTGAGTATTTCGGAAAAGCTAATCATTGAAAATAGGAAAACTGGTTTTTGTTTCTTTAAAACCATTGATTCAAACTCTGTCTATATTCAACCAATAGACTGTCTATTTGTTAATCTCAATAATTTTCAATCTATTACAGCACGCAGAGGTGGACAAATTGACGTTAATCAACTTTATGTCCAAGTCAATGAACTTACAGGATTGGTTGATTTTGACAATGCAGTATCGGCTCTCAATGTCGAAACTGACGAAAGGGATGGCTTCGCCCGTACTTTCGATTTGTACGACAGCCTTCTTCAAAACCATGGTAGGGCCTTTGTATATTTTATTCGTCCCAGAGTGGCTCATGGTGAATACAATGGTACATTGACCCTTTTTCTATCAAGACAACTCATCGAAGATGAGTTCAACATCATTTCATCGTTTATCAACGATATTTTGTGTGAAACCACCATTGCCCGAGCTATCCACAAAACAAAAACAGAAATGGCGGAGGAGCATGATATTTTATATTGGGGGACTGATAAACCGAAAAGCGATAACCAATGCAAAAAAAAACGAAGAGATCAACTTGTCAACATGTTGAAAGATAAGGAAAATGATATATCATTTACTGATCAAATTTATAATGAAGTGCAACAAGCCGTTGAAGCCTTTTTAACTTTTTTTAAGAATCCCAATGAAATGTGTCTTGCAACATCTGTCCAATTCCATGAATGGATAGAATGCAATAGCGTTTGTATGGAATTGTCTGCCGTTCGAGGTGTTGAAAATCGATTTCGAGATACACTCATCATTCGTAGGACAATATTGTGTCTTTGTCAATTACGAAATAATAACAAAATCATTTATCACGAAGACATGAGGTTTGTCAAAAACGTAATGCCTCGGTATGTTTTGGATGTCTTCAAAAACAAGGTATTTTCAAAAGATTACACAATAAAACATAAATCTGATGCAGATACGCCAAATTATAGAAAGAACTTAGCCTCTTTGGGTTTACACTCTGTCAATTCAACTTCTTTATTAGATATAAGTGTAAATCCGCCTTATGTGTCTCTGAAGGAAAAAAACTGGCTTTGGGAACAAAAAATAACAAAGTTGAACAGCCTGTAACAAGGTCGAACAGCTTGTAACAAAATAGGTACTAAAAGGAACAAGTATTTATCTGCATCGAAAGCAAGCAATTGAGAGTGAAATCAGGGCATAAAATATTGAATATCAATATTTTATGCCCTGATTTATTATAAAAAAATAAAAATTTTACGAGAATATGACGGTTGTCATTGTTGTTAAATGTTTGGTTTTAGGGTAAATTTGTACTGCCTTAAAAAGCAAAGAACCCCACAAGTGTTCGCCGAATCTTTGAATACGAGTTTCTCAGGCCAGTATCAAAGTTTTGCCAAGTGAACTACGGTGCGAGGCTCTTTTGTGTCCCGTGAGCATTGCTTTTTGGAACATCGCAAAGATAACGAGCGTACGGCGTTATTCTTACAATTGCTTCTAAAAAAATCTCACGGGGCTAAGGCATAGTTTATTTTTTTCACTTAAAAAAAATAATTCATGTCGTACCCATTACAAAATGATGACGGTGGCTATTATGCTATCTCT contains:
- a CDS encoding MFS transporter; its protein translation is MKKLFSKPEWLLVIVTSLGYFCDVYDILLFSAVRKASLIAIGVPETELANVGLSLLNWQLAGMLVGGLFWGVFADKRGRMVVLFGSIIAYSVATFANAFVSSVGMYAVMRFVAGVGLAGELGVGVTLISEVLEKHKRSYGVAILASFGMLGGVVAALVASKMTWQTSYMVGGVMGLALLLFRVSVADSEMFKKVYASSIGKGNILQLLGNKSLLVKYILCVLVGAPTYVFAGTFITLAPEFGTKLGLSEPPSAATALLYFYVCLTIFDGISGLLSKKLQSRKKTLYIFLALQIFAVIAYLFIPFETANGFYIRCGLIGAAMGYWTIVCVNAAEQFGINLRATVATSVPNFARGLQIPFSFLYKSLAVSLGIIKAGAFVSIASVLVALVAVFLLKERFENDLDFVENEN